A window from uncultured Desulfobacter sp. encodes these proteins:
- a CDS encoding FAD-binding oxidoreductase, whose product MKNSILRSLQRIVGEDFVSNDAEELFLYSKDLGSGRSGRLDYVVVPGSVAEVQKVVEIAGQKKLPLTPVGAGLNLSGLTIPSKGGIAMDMKRMDNIIEVNEFSRYTVVEAGVTIGKLVAHLKKKHPTLRFSVPDAPPTATITANAIFNGSGHLSKYGVHPEMINGLEVVLPNAEICRIGSCAISPYWFGRSPLPELTGLFVNWFGTTGVATKMSLKLYPRHDMREMLFFRITDPGVIPKAFKRLSATELMEDILILVYRMPGQTDQNNLLIVYVTADNPKEFDLKVALFTELLTHGKTNEIVSVPKEVFPEKFLRDYLAEPKSAMEIADLKKGGGFEYLGVHFPNELIPEAYWKGCKIVERYGFDGPLFTIRNIGIGQGVIFTFMYPFDRSDEKSLANCQNALIDTTQMTLDIGGVPWKPSIAAQQMILKKMDPGTLHLMRTIRRTLDPDGIMNPGQWDIG is encoded by the coding sequence ATGAAAAATTCAATATTACGATCACTGCAACGCATAGTCGGAGAGGATTTCGTTTCCAACGATGCGGAAGAACTTTTCCTCTATTCAAAGGATCTGGGGTCCGGTCGATCCGGCCGTCTTGACTATGTCGTGGTACCGGGTTCCGTGGCTGAGGTTCAAAAGGTTGTCGAAATTGCAGGACAAAAGAAGCTACCGTTGACGCCGGTGGGGGCAGGTTTGAATCTATCCGGCCTGACCATCCCGTCCAAAGGCGGTATCGCCATGGACATGAAACGGATGGACAATATTATTGAAGTGAACGAATTCAGCCGTTATACCGTGGTCGAGGCCGGCGTGACCATTGGAAAGCTGGTGGCGCATTTGAAAAAAAAACATCCCACACTGCGGTTTTCCGTGCCTGATGCACCGCCCACCGCCACCATTACGGCAAATGCAATATTCAACGGGTCTGGACATCTGTCCAAATACGGCGTTCATCCCGAGATGATCAACGGGCTTGAGGTGGTATTGCCCAACGCGGAAATATGCCGGATAGGTTCCTGTGCTATATCCCCTTATTGGTTCGGGAGAAGTCCGTTGCCTGAACTAACGGGATTGTTCGTCAACTGGTTCGGCACCACCGGTGTGGCTACCAAAATGTCGTTGAAGCTTTATCCCCGGCATGACATGAGGGAAATGCTTTTTTTTAGGATTACGGATCCCGGGGTGATTCCGAAGGCATTCAAGAGACTTTCTGCCACGGAATTGATGGAAGATATTCTCATACTGGTATACAGGATGCCTGGGCAGACGGATCAGAACAACCTGCTGATTGTCTATGTAACGGCGGACAACCCAAAAGAGTTTGACCTCAAGGTGGCGCTATTCACGGAATTACTGACTCATGGAAAAACCAATGAAATAGTCAGCGTCCCCAAGGAGGTGTTTCCAGAAAAATTTCTGCGTGATTACCTGGCCGAACCCAAGTCTGCAATGGAGATTGCCGACCTGAAAAAAGGGGGGGGATTTGAATACCTGGGCGTCCATTTCCCCAATGAATTGATACCCGAAGCCTACTGGAAAGGTTGCAAAATCGTTGAAAGGTATGGTTTTGACGGCCCTCTTTTCACGATTCGGAATATCGGTATCGGGCAAGGTGTCATTTTTACATTCATGTACCCCTTTGACCGTTCGGATGAGAAGAGTCTTGCAAACTGCCAAAACGCCCTCATCGATACGACGCAGATGACCCTCGACATAGGCGGGGTGCCATGGAAACCGTCAATTGCGGCGCAGCAGATGATACTCAAAAAGATGGATCCGGGGACATTGCATTTGATGAGAACCATCAGGCGGACACTTGATCCGGACGGCATTATGAATCCGGGCCAGTGGGATATCGGTTAA